From one Chiloscyllium plagiosum isolate BGI_BamShark_2017 chromosome 24, ASM401019v2, whole genome shotgun sequence genomic stretch:
- the LOC122562256 gene encoding protein phosphatase 1 regulatory subunit 27-like: protein MKYYTEVSRCAVPTSRLKPVRTVHFPNDIVFLDHIRQGDLQQIGRFIRASKVKLDTLYLTGMAALHEAVLSGNLECVKLLIKYGADIEQKDENGWTALHMSCSDGHLEVAKYLLSQGARADMANDDGELPKDLIDPKDVKLRALFELRDG, encoded by the exons ATGAAATACTACACAGAAGTTTCCAGGTGTGCGGTGCCAACTAGCAGACTGAAGCCAGTCCGCACAGTCCACTTCCCCAATGACATAGTCTTCCTGGATCACATCCGCCAGGGTGACCTACAGCAAATCGGGCGCTTCATCAGAGCAAGCAAGGTGAAGCTGGACACCTTATACCTGACCG GAATGGCAGCGCTACACGAAGCAGTCCTGTCCGGAAATTTGGAATGTGTGAAACTGCTGATCAAATATGGGGCTGATATTGAGCAGAAGGACGAGAATGGATGGACTGCACTCCACATGAGCTGCAGtgacgggcacttggaagtaGCAAA GTACCTGTTGTCTCAGGGAGCCAGAGCGGACATGGCAAATGATGATGGGGAGCTGCCCAAGGACCTTATTGATCCTAAAGATGTCAAATTGCGGGCACTGTTTGAGCTCAGGGACGGCTGA